The segment TAAAGTGAAGCCAAAAGAAAAAGAGATTTTAAAAAACTTTAGAGAGAGGATTTCTCAGAGATTCCCTACCGCCCAGGTAATATTATTTGGTTCGAGGGCCAGGGGTGATGCCGGTCCCCAATCAGATGCCGACGTGGTGGTTATTTTAAAGAAATCACCTTCCGAAG is part of the Deltaproteobacteria bacterium genome and harbors:
- a CDS encoding nucleotidyltransferase domain-containing protein → MKPKEKEILKNFRERISQRFPTAQVILFGSRARGDAGPQSDADVVVILKKSPSEEDREFISDSAWEAGYPFGLVIVPVVFSLEEWESGPERLSLLVQAVQLEGVPL